The genomic interval GGCTTCCTCGTGCAAGGCCCGAACGTGGCCAAGTTCGAGGAGAAGCTCGCCCAGATGACGGGCTCGAAGCACGCGGTCGCACTCACGAACTGCACGGCGGCGCTCCAGCTCGCGCTCCTCGCGATCGACGTGCGCCCCGGGGATCTCGTGGCCGTGACGGCGTACTCGTGGCTCTCGACGGCCAACGTCATCGAGCTCTGCGGAGCGACGCCGGTCTTCGTCGACGTCGACGCGAAGACCTTCAACATGTGCCCCGACGCCCTCGAGGCCGCCCTCGCGCGCGTGACGACGACGGCCGACGGCAAGCGCCGGCTCAAGGCCATCCTACCCGTGCATACCTTCGGCCAAATGGCCGATATGACCCGTCTTTTGGCGGTCGGAGAGCGCTACGGCGTGCCCGTGATCGAGGACGCGGCGTGCGCCTTGCTCGCCACGTGGAACGGGAAACAAGCGGGCAGCCTCGGGCTCATGGGCTGCTTCTCGTTCCACCCGCGCAAGGCCGTCACGACGGGCGAGGGCGGGGCCATCACGACGGACGACGAGGCCCTCGCGAACCGCCTCCGCGCCCTCAGGAACCACGGCCAAGATCCGACGGCCAAGACGCCCGACTTCGTCATGCCCGGTTTCAACTGCCGCATGACCGAGTTCCAAGGGGCGTTCGGCGTCACCCAGCTCGCCAAGATGCCGCGGGTGCTCGCGGCGCGCACGTCGCTCGCGGGGGTCTACGCGAAGGAGCTCGCCGGGACGCGTGTCACGGCGCCGTTCGTGCAGCCCGAGGCGACCCACGCGTACCAGAGCTACGTGACCTTGCTCCCGGAGGACGCGGCCCCGCGTCGCGCCGAGATCATCGCGACGCTGCGCGAGCGCGGCATCGAGACGAACATCGGCACCTGGCACATGCCGATGACGACGTACTTCCGCACGCGCTACGGCTTCCGCCCGGGGGATTTTCCCGTCGCGGACCGCGTCTTCGCGCGTGCGTTCACCTTGCCGCTCTACGAGGGGCTCGCTGTGGACGACGTGAAGAAGGTCGTCTCGGAGATTTCGCGCGTCGTCGGCTGAGAGTCGCGCGCTCGTGCACGTCGGCGCTTCGTCCATCGTCCCTCGCCGCGCTCATGGGGCGGCGGGGGCGCTCGGCGTCGCGTCGGGGGCGGGCGTCGTGATCGACGTGGGCGCGGGAGTCGCTGCGGGCGCGGGCGTGGGGTTGGATGCGGGCGCGGGCGTGGGGTTGGATGCGGGCGCGGGCGTGACGGGGCGTGAAAACCCTGGGCAGGTGCGGAAGCGCTCCTCGACGTCTTCGCAGGACTCTCGCTCGAGGCGCGTGCGGGCGGGGAGCGCCGCGGGGACGACGCTGTCCCAGTGGAGCTGGAGCTTGGCGCCGGCGAAGATTCCGAGGGACCCTTCCGACAAGGTGCCGACGTTCCCGAGGGCGAGGTCGGCTCCCATGTCGACGCGCTCGCCGAGGTGCACGGCGACGCCGAGACCCCCCCGGAACGTGGCCGCGCCGCGGACCTCGTAGCGGAGCGAGTCGGCGACGAGGCGGTCGATGTCGGCTTGCGAGAAGCGGATGGACCCGTCGGGACCGACGACGGTGCCCGCCGTGGTGGTGAAGTCGGGCGCGCGGACGATCGTGTCGATCGTGATGCCCATGCCCGCCTCGAGCGAGGGCACGACCGACAGGAACGGCCAGGGCGAGATCGGCGCCGCGATCCCCGTCGTGAGCGGCACCCACCCGTAGTTGCGCTCTCCGCTCACGAGGAGGGTGGGCGCGACACCGACATAGAACCCGAGCGCGACCTTGGGCAGCCCCGACGCGTGCCGGCCGAGGAGCGGCGCGCTGAACACGAACGCCGCGGTGCCCGAGCCACCATGCGCGACCGGGGCCACGCTGCTCTCCGCGTAATTGATGTAGTGCACACCAAACTGCGCGCCGATGTTTCCCGACGTGGAGCTGAAGCTCGAGGCGTAGCTGCCCACGAACATGCGACCGCCGCTCCCGAAGGACGCGCCGGTGAAGGACCCGGTGATGCTCGATGCGGTGGTGTCCCAGGTCGAGACCATGGTCGGGTGGGTGCCCGGCGTCGCCCATCCGCGCGAGGGGGCGAACGAGACGGCGCATCCGACGAGCACGGCGAGGAACAGAGGGCGCATACCTTCGCTCGAGCAGGATCGATGCCACGTGGCCTTTCACCGCGCGCCAGCGTCGGCGCGCGCACCCGTTGCGTGGGCCCGCAATGAGGTCGTCGCGCGCCCTACCGAGCCGGTCGCGCGACGTTAGCTCAGGGCGGGCAGCTCGTGAGGCCGCGCACCCACGACTCGACGAGCTGCGTGCCGCTCGTGTCGACGACCCGGCTCGCGAGCGGCGGCATGCGAATGGCCGGGCCGCCGCCGAGGCGCTTCGTGAGGACCGATTGAGCGGGATTTCCGGGGACGAGCAGCTTCGCGCCGGGCTGGCCCACGTCTCCGGCGACGGGCGCCCCGTTGCAGAGGCCGGTCTGCGCGAACGTGCGCTCGAAGCGGAGGTCGATCGTGGCGCGCGTCGGGCCTCCAGGCCTATGGCACTGGGCGCAGTTCGCGTGGAGGTACGAGCGCGCGCGGGCCTCGACGGAGGCTTGCCCGGTGGGGCTCGGGTACGCGGGCAGGGTGGCGACCGGCGCGAGCGGCTGCGAGAAGAGCCCGATGCGGTCCATCGTCGCGAGCTGGTTCGAGATGCGGTTCGTCGCTTCGTAGACGAAGTCCGAGTTGAGCTGGCCCACCTCGAGGCCGAGCGAGTAGCCGGCCGCTTGTGTGTGGCAGCTCATGCACTCTCCGCGGCTCGGATAGATCCAGGTCTTCCCGCCGGGGAGCGCACGGGTCTTGCCGGCCGGGAGCAAGGTCGCGTCGGTCTCGGCGTCGTTCCACTCGTACGAGTAGCCGCCCCATCCGCCGTCGTCGTGGCGGACGAAGAGGCGCGTCTCGATGCGCTTTCCGTCCATACGGAACGTCTTCGTGAGCACCGTGCCGACGGGGAGGTCGAGGTGCCCGTTCGCCGCGACGCTGATGGTGGTGCCGTCGGGGATCGCGAAGAGCCGGTCCTTGTCCGCGCCGTCGGACCAGAAGGGGCTCACCGGGGCGTACGGGACGAGCCCGGGTGCCGGTTTTTTCGGGTCTTGCGCGTCGAAGCAGCCCGTCTTGGAGAGCTTGTCGGGAAACGTAGGCGCGGGCCCCGGTGGGGCGGGTTCTTCGTCGAGCGCGAAGACGCCGCCGAGGACGTTGATGAGGTAGAGCTCGTGGTCGTTGTCCTCGGCGAACCCGATCCATGCCTCGGCGATCGCGGGCGAGGTGACGTCGATCTCGGTCGCCTTCCCGGTCACGGGATCGTCGGCGAGGGTCTTCACCCACGAGTAGTTGAAGTCGGCGACGAAGAGGCGCCCCACGTGCTCGGTGAGCTTCGTGCCTCGGTAGACCGGGCCGCCGATCACCACGGCGCCGACGCCGTGCGGGTACTCCCAGTAGGGCTCGACGAAGCCCGTGTCTTTGCAGGGCTGGGTCACGAGCGGGTTGCAGTGAGCTCCCTCGCGCTCGTTCCACCCGTAGTTGCCGCCGGGCACGACCTTGTCGACCTCTTCCCACGCGGCCTGGCCCACGTCGCCCGCCCACACCTGGCCCGTCACGGGATCGATCGAGAACCTGTACGGGTTGCGGAAGCCGTACGCGTAGGTCGTGGGCTCGCCGCCGCCCGTGCGGAAGGGGTTATCTTGCGGGATGGCGTACGGGAACGCCGTGTCGACGTCGAGCCGCAGGATCTTGGCCAAAAACCCCTGTGTATTCTGGGCGTTCGCCTGATCGCCGCCGTCGCCGATGCTCGCGTAGAGGAAGCCGTCGGGGCCGAAGTGGAGGTCCCCACCGCAGTGGTTCACGTCCTCCTTGTCGAACGGGCCGAGGATCGTCACCGGGTCGACGAAGGTGAGGCCGTTGTCGGGGCTGCGCATGCGGACGATCTTCGTCTGCATGTTCGAGGGGCGCGCACCGCCGAAGCGTGTGTAGAGAAAGTACACGTATCCGTTCTGGGCGAAGCGCGGGTGGAAGGCCATGCCGAGGAGGCCGCCCTCGTACGTGGTGTTCACGGGCTCCGGCATCGTCGCGACGAGCCGCTTCGAGGTCGGGTTCTGCGCCGCGAACGACACCACGGTGCCCCCGCGCTCCGCGGCGAAGAAACGCGTGCGATCGCCCGGGATTTGCGCGAGCACCGTGGGCTCGGCGAGGCCCGCCCCTTGGAAGACCTGCGTGTACCGGATGGCGCGCGAGGGCCTAGGGGGGCGCGCGGGCGCCTTGCAGGTCGTGTTGGCCGGGCGCGCGTCGAGGCCGAACGGGGCTCGCGTAGGTGCGTCGGTCGTCGCGTCGGCGAAGGCGTCCGGCGCCGCGCGATCGGGCGTGGCGTCGACGGGTGCGAGGGTGTCGGAGGGGGCGTCGGGGGCGCCCACGTCGGTGCTGGCGTCGGCCTCGGGGCTCGGGTCCGGATCGCCGCACGCGCCGAAGGTCGCCGCGACGCCGAGGGCCGAGAGGAACGCGACGAGCGCGGCGCGGTCGTGGCGAGGCTTCATGGGCAGGCTCCTTGGGCTCGGATGAACGCGTCGACGAGGCCCGCTCCCGCCGTGTCCGTCGTGCGCGCCGCCACGTTCGGCATGCGGCCCGCTCCCTGGGCCCGGAGGCGGAGGGAGAGAAGGGACGTCGCGGGAGCGCCGGGAGTGAGCAGCTTCGCGCCCGCGACGCCGAGGTTCCCGGCCACGGGCTCCGTGTTGCACGTGCTCGTCTGAGCGAACGTGCGCGAGAAGCGGAGGTCCATCGGCCCACGGCCCGGCCCCTGCGGCCTATGGCACCCCGCGCAGTTCGTGTGCAGGTACGAGCGCGCGCGAGCCTCGAGCGGCGCCTGCCCGAACGGCGCGACGAGCCTCGGCACGGTCTGCGCCGAAGGCGGGGCCGACGCGAGCACGCCGATGTGTGCGAGAGTGGCGAGCTGGTTCGAGAGCCGATTGTTCCGTGTGTAGACGAAGTCGGCGTCGAGCTGGGCGGTCTCGAGGCCGAGGGAGCGCCCGGCGGCTTGCGTGTGGCACGCGAGGCACTCGCCGCGGTCGGGGAAGTACCAGGATTTTCCTTGCGGGAGCGCCACGGTCTTGCCCGCGGGGAGGAGGGTCGCGTCGGTCTGGGCGGCGTTCCACTCGTACGTGTACCCACCCCACTCGCCGTCGTCGTGGCGGACGAAGAGGCGCGTCTCGACGAGCCTCCCCCCGACGCGGAAATGTTTCGCGAGCACCGTGCCGTTCGGGAAGTCGAAGTCGCCGTCGGGCCCGATGCCGACGGTCGTGCCATCGGGGATCGCGAAGAATCGCTCCTTGTCGGCGTCGTCCGAGAAGAACGGCGCGACCGGCGCGTAGGGGATCATCGCGGCAACGGGGCTCTTCGGATCTTGCGTGTCGAAGCAGCCGGTCTGGGAGAGCTTCTCGGGGAAGGCGACGCCGGGCGTGCCGGGCCCCTGGTCGAGCGCGTAGACCCGCGAGTCGTACGACATGAGGTAGACCTCGTGATCGAGGTCCTCGGAGAAGCCGAGCCAGTTGTACCCGGGCCCCTCGGGGTTGTGGCGCGTGTAGACGGGGGCGCCCGTCACCGGGTCGGGCGAGAGCGTGAACACGTTCGTGTACGCGCAGTCGGCGCCGAGGTAGCTGCCGACGAGGTCGGGCATCTTGCTGCCGCGGTAGATCGGGCCGCCGATGAGGCACACCCCCGTGTCGCGCCCGTACTCCCAATACGGGTCGACGAGCCCGCCCTGGTTGCACGACGAGCCCGGGGGGAAGCAGTGGGCGCCCTCGCGGAGGCTCCACCCGTAGTTCCCTCCCGCGACGACCTTGTCGACCTCTTCCCAGTCGGCCTCACCCACGTCGCCCGTCCACACGTCGCCCGTGACCGGATCTATCGAAAATCGGTAGGGATTTCGGAATCCATAAGCGAACGTTGCGGGTTCTCCGCCGCCCGCTTTGAAGGGGTTCCCATCGGGGATGGCGTACGGAAAGGCCGAGTCGACGTCGATGCGGAGGATCTTGGAGAAGTGCCCGAAGCGGCTCTGCCCGTTGCCGAACGGATCGGCGAGCCCGCCGCCGTCGCCGAAGCTCGCGTAGAGGAAGCCGTCGTTCCCGAAGTGGAGGTCTCCGCCTTTGTGGTTCGCGGCCATCTCGGGGTACGGGCCGAGGATGGTGACGGGGTTGCCGAACGTCGCGCCGTTGTCGGGGCTCTGCATGCGCACGACGAGGGACTCGAGCTCGAACGCCGGCGTCTCGCGGACGTAGGAGAGGTAGACGTAGCCGTTCTGAGCGAAGCGCGGGTGGAAGGCCATGCCGAGGAGGCCACACTCGCCTTCGGTGTAGACCTCGCCCGGCACGCGCCCGACCACGGTCTTGGACGTCGGGTTCTGGGCGGCGAACGAGACGATGTTGCCCCCGAGCTCGGCGGCGAAGAACCGCGTTCTGTCGCCCGGGATCTGCGCGAGCACCATGGGGCTCGTGAGGCCCGCGCCCTGGAACACCTGCGTGAAGCGCACCTCGCGCCCGCTCTTCTTCGGTCGCGCCGGGGCCGTGCACGTGGGGTTCGGGGGGCGAACGTCGAGGCCGAAGGGCGCGCGGACGGGACCGGCCTCGGCCACGTCGACCTCCGCGTCGACCGGGCGCGCGTCGGGCGGGGTGGCGTCGCTCGGAGCCCCCGACTCGTTCGTGCTCGCGTCGAGGGCCGCGGCGTCACCTTCGCCCACGGGATCGTCTCCGCAAGCGCCGGCGAGTGCCGCGAAGAGGAGGGGCAGGGGAGCGAGCTTCGTCAGGGGCGAGCGTCCGTTCACGGGTTCATCGAACCACGGAACGCCCGCCCGCGCACGCACGCCCGGCCGCGTCGCGCTCAGGGGAAGAGGCGCGTGAGCTCGGCCCTCGTGGGGTAGTTCGTGAGCACGGCGCGGTGTTTTCCCTGGTAGACGAAGAGGCTGCCGCACGCCACGGCCGACGCGCCGCCCTCCTTCACGGGGGCCGGGAGATGCTCGAGCTTGCCCGCGCCGCCGCACGCGACGACCGGGATCGAGACGGCCCGCGTGACCTTGCGCACGAGCTCGACGTCGTAACCCTCGAAGGTGCCGTCACGGTCGACCGACGTGAGCAGGATCTCGCCCGCGCCCATCTTCTCCATGAGCTTCGCCTGCTCGACCACGTCCTTGCCGGTCGCGTTCCGCGCGCCGTTCGTGACCACGCGGTACCGCCCGAAGAAGTCACGCTTGGCGTCGATCGACGCGACCACGGCCTGGCTCCCGAACTTGTCGGCGATCCGGGAGAGGAGCTCCGGGTTCTCTGCGGCCTGCGTGTTGAGGCACACCTTCTCGGCGCCGATGCCGAAGATGCGCGCGGCCTGCTCGAAGGTCCTCACGCCGCCGCCGTACGCGAACGGCATGAAACACTCCGTCGCGATCTCGCGGATCATCTCGTAAGGAGGGTCTTTTTTGTCGGGCGTGGCCGTGATGTCGAGGAAGAAGAGCTCGTCGACCTCCTTCTCGTTGTAGATGCGCACGGTGTTGATCGGATCGCCGACGTACTTGGCGTTCTCGAACTTCACCGTCTTCACGAGGCCGTTTCGCCGGAGGAGGAGGCACGGGATGACACGGACGCGGAGCATCAGGCGGCCTCCTCGCGGGACGGAACGGCGGCGAAGTTCTTGAGGAGACGCATGCCGAACCTGTGGCTCTTCTCGGGGTGGAACTGCGCGCCGTACACGTGACCCTTGCGGACCGAGGAGACGAACGGCCCGAAGAAGGGCGTCGTCGCGGCGACCTCTCCCGCGTCGTCGCACACCGCGTGGTACGAGTGCACGAAGTAGAAGCGGCACTCGTCGGTCATGCCGGCGAAGAGCCCCGACGTCGTGTCGACCGGCGTGGCCACGTTCCAGCCCATGTGCGGCACCTTCATCTTGCCCGTCGGGTCGCGGTCCTTCGTGAAGCGTTTGCACTCGGCGTCGATCCAGCCGAGCCCGGGGAGGTTTCCCTCTTCGCTGCCGCGGGTGAGGAGCTGCATGCCGAGGCAGATCCCGAGCACCGGCGTCTTTTTCTCGTGGACGCACGTGTCGAGGACGCCGACGAGGTCGTGCCTCTTGAGCTGCTCCATGCCTGCGTCGAAGGCCCCCACCCCGGGCAAGAGCAGCTTGGGCGCGGCGAGGAGCTCGGCCCTGTCGCGGCTTGCCTTGGCCGGAATGGATAGGAATTTCAACATGTTGAGGATGGAACCGATGTTCCCGACCTCGTAGTCGACGATGACGATCATGGGCACCGAGCAGCTACCAGAGTTTTTGCGGGCGCGGTATCGGCCCACGAGGTTCGTTGCCGGGCCCCCCGGGGCCGTTCGTCGTCATGTCGGACTGTCCGGAAATTCGGCCGCCCAAAAAAACCTCAGTATGCTCGGCGCATGTCGATCTCGACGTGCTCGCGCTTCTTGAAGGCAGGCTTCCTCATGGCCACGGCCCTCCTCTCCGGCTCCGCGTTCGCCCAAAAGGCGGGGGGCCCTCCGCCGCGGAGCCGGAACCAGCCGCTCAACCTGAGCTCGAGCGACGCGTCGGCGTCGACCGCCCAGCGCGCGCGCGCGAAGGCGAAGGCGGGTGAGTGCGAAGCTGCGCTCCCCCTCTTCGACGAGGCCATCCGCATCACCATCGAGCCCACGCTCCGGCGCGATCGCGGGGCGTGCCACGACAAGCTCGGCAACGCCACCGCCGCCATCGAGGACTACCGCGCGTACCTCTATGCCCGGCCCGAGGCCCAGGACGCGAAGGAGATCGAAGAGCGCATTCAAGTGCTCGACGGTCAGCTCGAGGCGGCCCGCAAGCCCGAGGACACGAAGGGCGGGGGCGGAGCGGAGGCCAGCGCCTCGCTTTCCATCAACGGCGAGAAGGCCGAGGCCAAGGGCTCGACGAAGGGCGGGTCCGGCGAGTCGAGCGACGACAAGGCGGCGACCAGCTACGACGACTTCTCTGCGCGCGTGAAGCGCCGCGACGAAGCCGAGAGCTCGAGCATCCGTTCGGGGTCCGGTGGGGCGTTCGGGTTCTACCTGTCGTTCCGCGGCTTCGCGACGAAGGGCTTCGCCGACGAGCTCTCCTACGCGGTGGGCGTCACGCCTCGGTACTCGTTCAACTCGTTCTTCAGTGTCATCGGAGAGCTCGGCTTCGCGGGCGTGGGCACTCGCCCGCGCACGGCCGTCGGCGGCGTTCAGGTGTGGGCCGCGCCCGAGATTCGCTTGAAGCTCGATCCCTACGCCTCGAACCAGATCCTCCTGGCGCTCGGCCCGGGCTTCGAGCGGTACAGCGGCCTCGATCGATCGAACGCCGCGGCGTTCAACACCTTCCACCTCCGGGGGCGCGTCGGCTTCCGGCACGTGTTCGGCGCGAACGTCGCGCTCGACGCCTCGTTCGATCCGGCCGTCATGTTCGCCAAGTACGACGGCGATCCGCAGGTCGTCAGCATCGCGGGGCAGGCCATCGCGGTGACCCCACAGGTCGACCCGCAGTTCCTCGTCGGTGGGACGTTGTCCCTCGTGGTCGGCTTTTGACGCGACCGCTCGAGGAGCAGATCCTCCCCTAGTTCCAATGGGTTAGCGACGCGTCGCGAGGGTCAGGCCTTCGCGACGTTCGCGCTCGTGCCGCGGCGCCGCCTCGAGATCCATCCCACCGCGTACGTGAGCCCCGCGGCGACCGCCGCAGAGACGGGGCTGACGACGAGCGTCCCGAGGGCGAGCTCGCGCGCGTAGTCGAGCGGGCCGCGGGCGTCGAAGTCGGCACGGTCGAGGTGGATGAGCGAGCCCGTGCGCAGGTAGGCCCCCACCTCGATCTCGGTGATGTTGATGAAGGGTGCGAAGATCGGGAGCGAGACGTTCGACGCCACGTACGCGATGGCCGCGTCGAGCTTGAGGGGCAGGCAGATCCCCATCACGAGGAAGAAGTGGAGGCCGTAGAGCGGCGTCGTCCCCACGAGGACCCCTACGGCGACGCTGGCTGCGGCCCGGCCCAACGTGAGCTCACCGCCGCGCACGCGCGCCCACGCGGCCTTGACCTTGTCGTGCTGCACGAAGGCGCGAAACCGCCCTCGGAAGCCCCGCGCGGGGGCCTTCGTCGTCTCGGTGTCGGGGACCCCGCCCTCACCGGTCGGGGGGGCGTCGCTCATTCGGCTTTGGGAGGAGGCTGGGTGCGCGCCCGCTCGAGCATGCGGAGGTAGAGCTTCGCCTGGGAGCTGTCGGGCTCGAGCTCGAGGGACTTCTTCCACTCGCGCTCGGCGCCGTTGGTGTCGCCCATCGTGAAGAGCGTGATGCCGAGGCCGAGGCGCGCCGGAACGTAGGTGTCGCGCGCCGAGATCGCCGCTTCGTACGCGGCGCGCGCGGCGGGGAGGTCTCCGACGTTGCGGTGGAGAGCGGCGAGGCGAACCTGGAGATCGGCGAACTCGGGGCAGAGGCGCACGGCGGATTGGTACTCGGCGATGCCCTCGCGGAGGAGGCCCGCGTCGGCGTACGCCTCGCCCACGGCCGCGTGCATGTTCGCGATCTTGCCGCGCGCGAACGGGTCGAGCGAGGAGCCCGAGCCCGCAGGGCCCGCCTTGATCTTGGCGTAGATCTCCTTCGCTTTGTCGTACTTTCCTCGGTCGTTGTAGGTGACGGCGAGGTTCAGGGCGGCCTCGGTGTAGGCAGGGTTCAGCTCGAGGGCGCGCTCGAAGTGGTGCTCCGCCGCCACGAAATTGCCCCGCGAGTGGCAGATGACCCCGAGCATGTCGTGCACGTCGGCGTACTTGTCGTGCTCCTGAAGCACTTCACGAAGCACACGCTCCGCTTGCTCGAACTCGCGTTTCCCGTAGTGCTCGCGGCCGAGGACGACGAGTTGTTTCACGCGCTCGCTCACCGACATGAAGGCGTCTCCTTGCGGCCCGCCGAGGAGGCGGACCCCGCCCATTTTTAGTTTGTTTCACCTGACGCGTCGAGACTTGTCGCCTGGCCTCCTGGGGGCCTTGGACCACACGGGGATTGCCTCGCGGGCCGGTCGCGGGTAAGCCGTGCGGGCCTTGACGCACGATTCGGAGAACGTGGCCGCCCCCGAGGACGGCCCGGACGCCCAACCGGCCGACGAGGCCGCGCGGCCTTTGCCCCCGATCGCGCCGGTCGCGCCTCTGGATGTTCGGCCCGAGCCTGGCGAAGGAACTGCCCAAGCTACCGAAATCCATAATGAATTCGAGGGCGAGCCCCCTGACGAGCGGGGCGACGGCGAGGCCGCGGGGGACGAGCAGGCTGGGGAGACCGCGGCTCCGGATGGCGAGCCGGTCGGAAGCCCGAAAGCCGGGGAGGACGCTCCGAGCGCGCCCGAGGACGTGGCCCCCTCGGCTCCCCGACCGCCTTCGCGAGCCCCTGGGGCGTTGCCTCGCGCGATCGCGCTCGTCGCCTCGGTGCTCGTCGCGACCGGACTCTTCGTGGCCGGACGGCGGGCGACACCCCCGGATGGAGCGGCGCTCGTGGCGGCCGACGCGGGTGCTCCGGAGGCGGGCGCGGAGCGGGCCGAGGGAGAGTCGACGGAGGCCGCGGTGGCCGTGGGGCTCACCCCGCTGCCGAGCCCGAAGGACCCGCCCGCGACCCCGAAGGGGCCGGCCGTGTGGCGCGTCACCGAGCTCCGCGACGATCCGAAGGTCACCTTCGCCGAGGGCACGGTCGGCAAACGAACCCTCACGGCGGCCCTCACCAAAGCGGGCCTGCCCTCGCGCGAGGTGCACCGCCTCCTGAAGGCGCTCGAGGGGAAAAAGAAGGTCGACAGGCTCCGCCCGAAGGACACCTTCGTGTTCGCGGTCGACAAAGAGAAGGGCCGCCTCACGGCGTTCGAGCTCGCTACCTCGCCCGAGGACGTGTGGCAGGCGCGAGACGAGGACGGCAGCCTCACCGTGAAGAAGCTCGAGCTCTCGGTCGAGCGCCGCAAGGTCGCGGTAGGGTTCGCGGTGACCGGTGAGCTCCACGAGGCCGTCACCCGGGCGGGCCTCGACGACGACGCGATGAAGCGCCTCGACGACGCGCTCGACGGTCACTTCGAGCTCTCGGATCTGCGCCCGGGGACACGCATTCGCCTAGTGCTCACCGAGCTTCGTGTGGAGGGGCAGCTCGCGAAGTACGCCCACGTGGACGCCGCGGAGGTCCGCCCGCCGTCCGGCCAGGGGGTGATGCGCGTCTACCATTTCGACGAGGACGACGACCCCGACGAGCGGCGCGGCAAGGACAAAAAGAGCAAAAAACACGATCGACCGACGGGCTTCTTCGACGCGAAGGGGCACCAGCCGTACCACGGGGGCTACCGGTCACCCGTGCCCGGGGCGCGCATCTCGTCGCGGTTCAACCCGCAGCGTCTCCACCCGGTCCTTCACGTGGTCATGCCCCACAACGGCATCGACTTCGCCGCGCCCACCGGCGCCAAGGTCTACGCGGCGTCCTCGGGGACCGTGCTCCTCGCGGGCAACGGCGGGCCGTGTGGGAACATGGTGCAGATCGAGCATGCGGGCGGCCTCGTCACGGCCTACTGCCACCTCTCCAAGTTCGCGCCCGGCCTGCACGCGGGGCAGCACGTCGACACGCGGCAGCTCGTCGGGCTCGTCGGCGCCACCGGCCGTGTGACCGGGCCGCATCTCCATTTTGCCCTTAAGAAAGACGGAAAATTCATCGATCCGATGACCCTCAAGATGGACGGGGTGCGCGTCCTCCCCGCGCGGGACCGGGAGGCCTTCGCGCGCGCGCGGGCCGCCCT from Myxococcales bacterium carries:
- a CDS encoding DUF2062 domain-containing protein, with translation MSDAPPTGEGGVPDTETTKAPARGFRGRFRAFVQHDKVKAAWARVRGGELTLGRAAASVAVGVLVGTTPLYGLHFFLVMGICLPLKLDAAIAYVASNVSLPIFAPFINITEIEVGAYLRTGSLIHLDRADFDARGPLDYARELALGTLVVSPVSAAVAAGLTYAVGWISRRRRGTSANVAKA
- a CDS encoding DegT/DnrJ/EryC1/StrS family aminotransferase, giving the protein MIRLSIPSIEDDDVAEVERVLRTGFLVQGPNVAKFEEKLAQMTGSKHAVALTNCTAALQLALLAIDVRPGDLVAVTAYSWLSTANVIELCGATPVFVDVDAKTFNMCPDALEAALARVTTTADGKRRLKAILPVHTFGQMADMTRLLAVGERYGVPVIEDAACALLATWNGKQAGSLGLMGCFSFHPRKAVTTGEGGAITTDDEALANRLRALRNHGQDPTAKTPDFVMPGFNCRMTEFQGAFGVTQLAKMPRVLAARTSLAGVYAKELAGTRVTAPFVQPEATHAYQSYVTLLPEDAAPRRAEIIATLRERGIETNIGTWHMPMTTYFRTRYGFRPGDFPVADRVFARAFTLPLYEGLAVDDVKKVVSEISRVVG
- a CDS encoding PQQ-dependent sugar dehydrogenase is translated as MKPRHDRAALVAFLSALGVAATFGACGDPDPSPEADASTDVGAPDAPSDTLAPVDATPDRAAPDAFADATTDAPTRAPFGLDARPANTTCKAPARPPRPSRAIRYTQVFQGAGLAEPTVLAQIPGDRTRFFAAERGGTVVSFAAQNPTSKRLVATMPEPVNTTYEGGLLGMAFHPRFAQNGYVYFLYTRFGGARPSNMQTKIVRMRSPDNGLTFVDPVTILGPFDKEDVNHCGGDLHFGPDGFLYASIGDGGDQANAQNTQGFLAKILRLDVDTAFPYAIPQDNPFRTGGGEPTTYAYGFRNPYRFSIDPVTGQVWAGDVGQAAWEEVDKVVPGGNYGWNEREGAHCNPLVTQPCKDTGFVEPYWEYPHGVGAVVIGGPVYRGTKLTEHVGRLFVADFNYSWVKTLADDPVTGKATEIDVTSPAIAEAWIGFAEDNDHELYLINVLGGVFALDEEPAPPGPAPTFPDKLSKTGCFDAQDPKKPAPGLVPYAPVSPFWSDGADKDRLFAIPDGTTISVAANGHLDLPVGTVLTKTFRMDGKRIETRLFVRHDDGGWGGYSYEWNDAETDATLLPAGKTRALPGGKTWIYPSRGECMSCHTQAAGYSLGLEVGQLNSDFVYEATNRISNQLATMDRIGLFSQPLAPVATLPAYPSPTGQASVEARARSYLHANCAQCHRPGGPTRATIDLRFERTFAQTGLCNGAPVAGDVGQPGAKLLVPGNPAQSVLTKRLGGGPAIRMPPLASRVVDTSGTQLVESWVRGLTSCPP
- the hisF gene encoding imidazole glycerol phosphate synthase subunit HisF; this translates as MLRVRVIPCLLLRRNGLVKTVKFENAKYVGDPINTVRIYNEKEVDELFFLDITATPDKKDPPYEMIREIATECFMPFAYGGGVRTFEQAARIFGIGAEKVCLNTQAAENPELLSRIADKFGSQAVVASIDAKRDFFGRYRVVTNGARNATGKDVVEQAKLMEKMGAGEILLTSVDRDGTFEGYDVELVRKVTRAVSIPVVACGGAGKLEHLPAPVKEGGASAVACGSLFVYQGKHRAVLTNYPTRAELTRLFP
- a CDS encoding PQQ-dependent sugar dehydrogenase translates to MNGRSPLTKLAPLPLLFAALAGACGDDPVGEGDAAALDASTNESGAPSDATPPDARPVDAEVDVAEAGPVRAPFGLDVRPPNPTCTAPARPKKSGREVRFTQVFQGAGLTSPMVLAQIPGDRTRFFAAELGGNIVSFAAQNPTSKTVVGRVPGEVYTEGECGLLGMAFHPRFAQNGYVYLSYVRETPAFELESLVVRMQSPDNGATFGNPVTILGPYPEMAANHKGGDLHFGNDGFLYASFGDGGGLADPFGNGQSRFGHFSKILRIDVDSAFPYAIPDGNPFKAGGGEPATFAYGFRNPYRFSIDPVTGDVWTGDVGEADWEEVDKVVAGGNYGWSLREGAHCFPPGSSCNQGGLVDPYWEYGRDTGVCLIGGPIYRGSKMPDLVGSYLGADCAYTNVFTLSPDPVTGAPVYTRHNPEGPGYNWLGFSEDLDHEVYLMSYDSRVYALDQGPGTPGVAFPEKLSQTGCFDTQDPKSPVAAMIPYAPVAPFFSDDADKERFFAIPDGTTVGIGPDGDFDFPNGTVLAKHFRVGGRLVETRLFVRHDDGEWGGYTYEWNAAQTDATLLPAGKTVALPQGKSWYFPDRGECLACHTQAAGRSLGLETAQLDADFVYTRNNRLSNQLATLAHIGVLASAPPSAQTVPRLVAPFGQAPLEARARSYLHTNCAGCHRPQGPGRGPMDLRFSRTFAQTSTCNTEPVAGNLGVAGAKLLTPGAPATSLLSLRLRAQGAGRMPNVAARTTDTAGAGLVDAFIRAQGACP
- the hisH gene encoding imidazole glycerol phosphate synthase subunit HisH is translated as MIVIVDYEVGNIGSILNMLKFLSIPAKASRDRAELLAAPKLLLPGVGAFDAGMEQLKRHDLVGVLDTCVHEKKTPVLGICLGMQLLTRGSEEGNLPGLGWIDAECKRFTKDRDPTGKMKVPHMGWNVATPVDTTSGLFAGMTDECRFYFVHSYHAVCDDAGEVAATTPFFGPFVSSVRKGHVYGAQFHPEKSHRFGMRLLKNFAAVPSREEAA
- a CDS encoding tetratricopeptide repeat protein codes for the protein MGGVRLLGGPQGDAFMSVSERVKQLVVLGREHYGKREFEQAERVLREVLQEHDKYADVHDMLGVICHSRGNFVAAEHHFERALELNPAYTEAALNLAVTYNDRGKYDKAKEIYAKIKAGPAGSGSSLDPFARGKIANMHAAVGEAYADAGLLREGIAEYQSAVRLCPEFADLQVRLAALHRNVGDLPAARAAYEAAISARDTYVPARLGLGITLFTMGDTNGAEREWKKSLELEPDSSQAKLYLRMLERARTQPPPKAE